DNA from Kryptolebias marmoratus isolate JLee-2015 linkage group LG8, ASM164957v2, whole genome shotgun sequence:
GCAGCTATCACCGCCAGTTAGTCAGATCTAAAAAGCTTTTCACCACATGAAGCAATCACAGTGAAGATACTGAGAGTCATAACAGTGAAATGAATAGTTGGATTTAAAATGTggagctgaccaatcagagctaCAAGGATTTTCCCAAAAAGGTAATACCACTCTGCTAGCCATTTCAAGGGCatcttgtatttattctttccAGGCAAATCCAACTTCAGGCATCGAAGCTCAGGAGGTTCCAGTGATAGCACCCCCCACAGTCCTGTTGGATTGGCGCCTTCACTGCCCAGTACTGAGAATGGGTTACCTTTACATCGATGGAGCACCAAACTTGGGTAATAGGTAGCAAAAAgaagaatacatttttttgtattaaaccTTTAAGAGTCAAACAACATCCTTTGATGTGATTTTACAGAATGAGAAAGAAATCCGTGGAGGAGGACCTGGGAACAAGTCCACCAGTTTCAAACACAAATAGACTGTCACGTTTTTTGCCGAGCTGTACgtttgttcaaatgtgttttcctttttcattgaACCATTTATACCAAGCATTGCCCATTCTTTCCAGTAAGAAACCAACATTCTGAACAACATTTTGATTGTTTGCAGCAATCCTCTACCAGGAATACAGTGATGTTGCCATCAATCGAGAGATCCAGAGGCAACAAGGGAAGGAGCcaggaacagaggaagaggGACTCAGAGATGAAGGCTCAGATGGAACTCCATCTCCGTCCAATCTGTCTCCATCCAGCTCCTTTCGTTCTTCTCGAGGTTCTGCCTTTGCGCTATGGCAGGACATTCCTGACGTCCGAACCAGCGGCCAGCTGGACAACTTCAGCAACGAGGAAAGAAAACTACAAGAGGTGAAGGAGATGTTCAGTTGATTTTTCATTTGGATTTCCATAGATTCTATGCTTGACTTCGTCTTTCCCTCCACAGGCAAAGTTTGAGCTGGTGACGTCTGAGGCGTCATACATTCGTAGCTTGATGATCGCTGTGGACCACTTCAtgttgtctcaggagctcacTGAGTGTCTTGGAGCTCAGGATAAGCAGTGGCTCTTCTCCAAGTTGCCTGAAGTCAAAGATGTCAGTGAGAGGTGAAGAGATATGGACCTGATTGCCTCTGTTGCCTTCAAGTCTGTGTTTTGACCTCAGGTGTCATTTCTCCCCCTCTGAGCATGTTTGTTCCTCACTTGTCTGTAGGTTCCTTCAGGATCTGGAGCACAGGCTGGAGGAAGACATTCTCCGTTTTGATGTGTGTGACATAGTGCTAAACCACTGCCCAGCTCTGCGAAGGGTCTATTTACCATATGTTACCAACCAGGCTTATCAGGAGCAGACATACCAACGGTTGCTGTGAGCAAgtgtttttgctgtgtgtgAAATATGTTACAGatttaaacattcaaataattaaagcccttgcattccttaaagggatgCATTTCACCCACCACCTtatatgccaaagttttaaaataagatcctCTTATGAGaaagttgtaaatgttttgggcaaaccttgtaaatgacattatgtatGGATCCCATGCATCAACATTGTGAGAACttgcaagatctgttagcactcagagtatgtgttgtggatgctTCTAAGATACTACTACAACATATTTTAAGTCACTATCTCTAAGATTGATGGCGCTACagtcattttggtgtttgaTAAGGTTCCTTAGCTGTGGTGGGCATCATGCATggggttgactgcaaaagttattcagttgctgatgtgcatccaataattactttacaTACAGTTATTAATTActtttgttcaaaaacatttgcattattgatttattttcattgaaaaGTCCCTCTAAGGGTTTTATGTAAATGTTCTCTCAGGCAGGAAAACCCTCGTTTCCCGGGCATCCTCGCCCGCCTGGAGGAGGACCTCATCTGCCAACGTCTTCCTCTGACCTCCTTCCTGATCCTTCCATTTCAGAGGATCACACGGCTTAAGATGCTGGTGGAGGTACGTGATTAACGTGATTACGTGATTTTCCTTCCAACACCATGTGACACATCTTCAAAACCATCTTTGTTTTccagaatattttgaaaaggacAACACCAGGCTCTCGAGATGAGGACACAGCCACAAAGGCTTTCAACGAGCTAAAAAAGGTGATTGTCACTGTCTCTTATGACCAGTTGGATCAGTATTATTACTGGTGAGGCCTGACAGTAATGACCATGTTGGTGTTTGTCTTCTTAGATCATCAAAGAATGTAATTCCAGTGTGCAGTCGATGAAGAGGATGGAGGAACTGATTCATCTGAACAAGAAAATTCACTTCGAGGGCAAAGTGAGAAAAGTTTGATGGATGATCTTATGATACAGTTTTATAGGATACAAAGCAATGTGATGTTAAACAATATACTACACTGCTGCTTTTTTGGAATTTTGTTTTGGACTCATATTATTTTCAGCACCTTTGGCTCAGTGTTCTTGTTAAACATGCtgtgactgatttatttatttttttctctgcagatttTTCCTCTCATCTCTCAGTCCCGCTGGCTTGTGAAACACGGTGAACTCCTGGAAGTCGACACTCAGATGATGAGTATTTCAGGATCAAAACTAAAGCTGCCCACCAAGCCTGTGTACCTCCACCTGTTTAATGACTGCCTGCTGCTCTCCAGAAGGAAGGAGTGAGTGACGCAAAGTCAtggagctgaaaataaaatgctccATGAAGTGAAAATGTTACAAGATTAcatctttcatttttgtgtaatGCAGTGATAGCATCCTAAATAGGTTCATGTATTGAATAAGTTGCTGAATTGTTTTGATTCGTTTGGTTTACACCAGTTGGAAATCCATTTTTACCTTGTCATAGTTTGTACTGTTGTTCTTGTCTAccctttaaagataaaaaaaagataaaaagaaacttaaactATTTCGTTCTGAGCCACTCagatattaaaactaaaattgaatAACTTTCCTTTGCAGCGCATGGAAGTTCATGGTGTTTGTTCATGCCAAGATCGGTGAGTTAAAAGTGAAGGACCTCAGTCAGAAACTACAAGGAATCTCAGGCTTCATCTTCCACCTGCAGCTGTGTGACGGCCAGCAGCTCAAACATCAGATCCTGCTCAAATCTCACACCGAGTAAGAAACATTCAGATAAATCACTGCTCAGCTGTGGTTCTAAAAGTCAGCCTAACTCCCTCtgatgcttttgtgtttgcaaaggagTGGTAAGCAGAGATGGATTACCGCCATGTTTCCATCTGACCCACTTGAGGACATCGAGCAAGCAAATGAAAATGATGGTTAGAAGAGATCTTTAAGTGCACAAAGGATCAATGAAAATCTTTTCATTAATGTGTTTATCCTGTGTCTGTGGAAGTGTTTGTCTggttgcaaaatatctcatgaaccaatgaacacattttcattaaactctcagaaagtaatcattggatgtatttAATTTATCATTCTTTTCTTGTCTCTTATTGCAGATATATCCCAGGTTCAGTGCATTAAAAGTTATCAGGCCCAGGAGCACGATGAGTTAACCATGGAAAAAGCCGACATTCTTCATGCAAAGACCATTACGAGTGATGGTAAGAGTTTGGAAAGGTCACTTTTCAGATAAGATGTTCCAGCTCTATCATGAATGTAGATTAAAGTAGAGTGTGTGTAAATTGTACAGCTGTGTGTTTGATGTTTAATGTGTTTCACCAGGTTGGGTTGAGGGCATCAGACTGTCAGACGGGGAGCGGGGCTGGTTCCCCAAAACCTACGTGGAGGAAATCACAAGTCGCAGCGCGCGCCTCCGCAACCTCCGGGAAAATATCCGCATCAAATGTGTCACACAGAAACTAAGGGGAGAGGACTGAGACGCGTctttctgcaagaaaaaaaaagaatcagcgtttttaagcttcaaaatgattgttttaattttacatgaaTGTGGGGCCTTTTTGTAGAATGTAGGCGCAAAAACAACTCAACTGTTTTCACTTTCACTTAGCAATCAGTTCTAATTTTCCTAGACCTCTctcttggtgtttcatgacccactgTGGGGCCCAGACCCTGACTTTGAGAGCCACTGATCAACTGCATGACACGTTTTCAGCTAATGGCTTTTAGAGAGTCCCCTTGTTGGtataaaaaacagtttctatATCTGTCatactctgtctgtaatttttgctttttggaaATGGTGACAGAGTGTGTTTGACAGGCTGCTTCAGAGATGTTTGTAGGACTTTGGCTTCTTTGATGCAAAGCAGAGAAATGAGGAttggctcaagacttttgcaaatgactgtttttctgtttgacttaaAAGCATCCTGAAATAATTTATCCCTCTGTGCCAAAAGCAGCTATTTTTAGCTTAAAGTTGGTTATAAAATCTATAATTGATTTGTGAGTCAGAGTGTGAAGTATATCCTCATTACCAACAACATGA
Protein-coding regions in this window:
- the arhgef19 gene encoding rho guanine nucleotide exchange factor 19, which translates into the protein MLPGYGFSPFPDFQPHLHSFRCRGDMHSMWIPGPGESQGLSESQQGRPLLHPCRHKHIAVCQQETLAFIELQPPATSKLNGFGSQRQNVISDAQRTADSLPLKGFRQTLNKFNNMQKGCPRTDTGHEISLNFSTCSPNDGEHICQNGTRTSFQDQTEKPQTITTLCRPLHAALSLPLSFPLSSLYTNRDSWESQGPGSPSSPECNDCQGPDSCQPQRRTSQGSLREKSIRRKMQVYSPDSLTDESLNSPILEADYIFPGPFASFLEEDLSGLSSLEAVSTPSSSDGAPDLPSISQEDVFNIPAEPLVIIEDSEPGEEEEEETGSMETSVPSIGSFLSRSRQADQERRRFSASELISRLQLSQRKNSFTLKLGKSLSARVASRDRQNSNNLNPNSDCKSNFRHRSSGGSSDSTPHSPVGLAPSLPSTENGLPLHRWSTKLGMRKKSVEEDLGTSPPVSNTNRLSRFLPSSILYQEYSDVAINREIQRQQGKEPGTEEEGLRDEGSDGTPSPSNLSPSSSFRSSRGSAFALWQDIPDVRTSGQLDNFSNEERKLQEAKFELVTSEASYIRSLMIAVDHFMLSQELTECLGAQDKQWLFSKLPEVKDVSERFLQDLEHRLEEDILRFDVCDIVLNHCPALRRVYLPYVTNQAYQEQTYQRLLQENPRFPGILARLEEDLICQRLPLTSFLILPFQRITRLKMLVENILKRTTPGSRDEDTATKAFNELKKIIKECNSSVQSMKRMEELIHLNKKIHFEGKIFPLISQSRWLVKHGELLEVDTQMMSISGSKLKLPTKPVYLHLFNDCLLLSRRKDAWKFMVFVHAKIGELKVKDLSQKLQGISGFIFHLQLCDGQQLKHQILLKSHTESGKQRWITAMFPSDPLEDIEQANENDDISQVQCIKSYQAQEHDELTMEKADILHAKTITSDGWVEGIRLSDGERGWFPKTYVEEITSRSARLRNLRENIRIKCVTQKLRGED